From Micropterus dolomieu isolate WLL.071019.BEF.003 ecotype Adirondacks linkage group LG06, ASM2129224v1, whole genome shotgun sequence:
ACAGCAACCTGCGTGTGTAGCATCGCTTGCAGTTGTAATTAAGTTGCTGAAAGTCCTCTTTCATGAGGTATTTGGATTATTTTATCCAGTCCCTGCAGAGACAGATTGGTGTGTACTTTCTTTGTACATGAACACACTCAGTCATGACTAAACATGTCTAACAGGATGATCTGCCATAAACAGAGCCCACTGATGTGACTTATAGGACCAACAAGTGGGATCGAGTTAAGCCAGTTTACTGCAGCATCTTTAGCTCTGAGTCTGTGTCATGAATGGAGGGAGCTGCAgtggtgatgttttttttcttttcttgttggCTTATTTCAAGCGACAGAAGCGACACGCTGACGGCTGAATAACACATCACCCCACCATTGAGGCCTGTAGCCTGCAATTACGCGGAAAATAGCGCAAGAGAGGCACGGATGCTGCAGCGGGTCTCCTGGCAACCTCTGAAGTCTCCACCTGCATACCAATAGCTCCGTACATGCATCGGATAAACAGCACGGACATGCAAAGAGCCCCCTGCCCTTCATATGCACCTGTGCATGTCTTAAAGATGCTCGCGTGGTTGTCATTATTCCCCTCGCGGTACCTACCTGTAGTCGGACCGCAGGGGCTCATGATAATGCGCTTAATAGTCTCCAATCCGATCAACAGATGACACCGCGCGGTTTGTCCTCCTGCTGCAGATCAGTAATGCCACACAGTCGGCGGAAACATCTTCCTAACTCCAGCATTAGCTCTCCAGCACATTTGTTGCTCGGTATATGGGTTACATAGGCTGCCCAAATGTCTCCCGATGGCGAGCGTCATCAACGCAAGGCGGTGTcaccccctctccctccctccgcCGCCTAGATCAAGATACAGCAACCTGCAGGTTTGACCCTGGGAAGCACTGCAGCTGGTTTCACTTGTCATTTATATAGTAGGCtgtgtaaatatattaaatgaCATCCGGTAAACAGGTTCAAAAAGACGCGTGCAGGTTGGACACGCATGCGGAAATTTAGGCTACTGCAGTCTGGTATCGAGAAAATGCTGGAGAGatcaaaaaaacatgttgtgaTAGAAAAATAAAGACTGCCATGTTGCCAATTTGACCTTATATATTACGTAGCCCGCATTATAATTCACAAGAGACTTGCGTTGAAAATAAGACATGttcactgtctgtctgctggttTACTGGAAATCAGTTTTGGGTAACACTTTACACCCTcctatttagcatttaaaaGCACTATATAAACACTTAAGGTGATTTATAACACTGTAATGTAACAGATATAAAGACATGTTATTTGGCTACAGTATTTTCAGCAATTTAACATTACGTAGACATAGTCTATTATTACAACTGTTTActtttttcattcataatttGCAAGTAGCCATTGTGGATTTTTCATGAGTTGTAGCTCTggaaaatacattaataaacaaatcctcttatttactgtttataaatgctaaatggggaggcagaggtgtgtgtgtgtctgtgtgtgtggggtgggtaAATCAAAATTACAGTGACTTTATACAGTAGTCTTGTGTAAAATTTTAAAGCCCCCTATTTTTCACTTGAATCAAAATACCACAAACTAATTTAACTCAACTAACCTGAGGCCACATTTCCAGCACACCAGTATGGATTGTATCTGGGGCACCAGGCAAATTATTAATGCTGAAGTGATTAGCTGATTAATCAGTAGACCATTTTGATAATGAAGTAATTTATCATGCAAAAATCCACCTTTAACTTCTtacaatgtgaggatttgctccCATACTTCATTTTGTATCATTGTATATATTGAATACGTTTGGGTATTTTTAAGACTGCTTTTGAATTAAATTTGAAGGCCTCATCTCTGGTTCTAGGAACTTATGGGCATTTTATGGACTGAACAATATAAAACTGCAGATAATTCTTGGTGGCAGCCCTACAAATTTTAATGAAGCAATCATGTGTTGTCTGCTGTGTGCACTGTATGGGCACTTAAAGGGATCGGAGTATATTCAGAACTCACAGATATGAGGGATCACTTGGGGGTGTACTGTTCAGTCTTTCACCAGGGTGACCTAGTGGGTTACTCCAGCCATGAAACAACCTGTACAGAGGCACCAATccaacagttttttaaaaattaaatgtgttgcaTTTACAAATTAAATGCAACACATTGGAATTATTTTAACGTAAAAGGTAAAGAACATGAGACCTGGGACTGTGCTGCATCGACTGATTGAAACTCATAACTGAGGCATTGGATTTTTAGGTTCTTGACAAACTGCATTTAATAGAGATTGGTGACATCACAGCTGATAACCTGTCCCTTCAGTAAGGTCAGCATCGGCACAGATACTCACCCAGCTCTTACGGCGTCCGACACGTTTCAGAGACACTCATGCAAAACGTTGCTCAGCAACTTAAGTCCTTTATTTGCAATGTTCCATTACCTCATCTTTCCAGTTTCCGATGCAAAAGAAGCAATAATTTCTTAAATAAAgaacgcaaaaaaaaaaaaaatatttacaaaattcCAATACAACTAATAATCAATGGATTATCTAAAGCACCTCTCTGCATCTGGACAACTGCGGTTTCTATTGGAAAAGGACACTGCAATTACATCAGCAATTTATcatttctgaaaaataaaactgaaaaaagtttTGTAATTATcgttattattactattatatatttacaGAACGCTCCTGAAACAAGTTTCCACTTAAAGTAGAAAAGGCTTTCGgatcatttctgtttttagtttttaaacttTACATATTTCATCAAGTCAATTTTTTCTGTAGATTTCAAGTTTTAACGGTGATTGGGTCATTAAGTGTCCTCTACGACAGCTCAGGTGTAAGTACAGAAGAGGTAAAGATATAGAGTCAGTCAGTGTGGTTCACTACTGGGGATGGGAGAGGATGGCTTAGAGGAAGCATTAAGACCAACCCCCAGTAgtcaaggtcaaaggtcaacatCAGTACTCCGTGTTTCTGTCCTTTGTAAGTTCATGATGGGAAACAAGAGAAAATAGACAACCTTTGCTTTAAAAACTCCACCCATCAAATTAAGATTAGTTCACGTACATTTGTCTATCGACATTTCGTCCACTGACTCATTAATAGAAACACACTTCAGTCATGCTGCACACTCCAGTAAGAGACAAAGACATAAGAGCTGAGTTTggattgaacacacacacacacacacacacacgacggCATGATGATACCCGCGTATCAGGGAACCCACTACACAACACGCCCTGCTTTTTATTCTTGCAGATCTGATTTTAGGGATTAGAATGATGTAGAACCATAAAAAAAAGCAGCCGGTTGGTTTTGTACTATTGTGACAAACGTTATGTAGTGACGTGGGATACTTCACACCTCGTTAACAAGCAATCCTGCTGAATCAGTTTTCAAGTTTATTTGATGAGGACACTTGCTGTCACAAGCAGGTGGGGAAATCATGAGGAAGCGAGAGAGGAAGGGTAGAGAGAAATGATTGTTTTCTGAGTCCGTCcctcaaagaaaagaaaacataataaaGATCCTCATTGAGGATTGATTTGAGTCTGCTTCTCTGGCAATATAGTCCATGACTCTCCACAGCCGCCTGCAGAGCCCCCGCCTTGCCAAAGGGGGGCAGCAGCTTTCAGTTCAGTCTTTTACTCCTTGTCTGactcctcctctgcctcacgGAGCCAGGTAAAGAAGGCGGTGACTGATTTCAAGGCCACACCTTTTCCCGTTTGCTCCGCAGGGTCTTTGCTGGATTCCCATTTGTAGAAGGCCTCCTCTTTGATGACATCCTCATCGTACAAGGCGTCGAAGAACATCCGCAGCAGGTCTGCAGAGACAGAAGACAAGAGGTCAACATTGATTGGTAATGAAAGATCTGATGGTTTTGTTGCAGTCACAGCTCTCACAAGGTTggctgcagaggaggaggaaaaacatATAACAAGCCTTACGATACAACAGCCCTGCAGTAAATGCAAACTCATTGTTTAGTTGGTGCTGCGTTTGGTGTTAATAGAACTACATTGTTGTTGAGGCCGTCAGTGCAAAGTAATTTATACTAATGTACATGTCCTGTGTTTGGCATAAGGGATCATTAGACATGGACTTTTCTCTGGTCATATCACATCATTTTGTACTTGCAACTGAGAAAGGGACTACAGAtagtcacaaaaataaaaaaaaaacattgctcaaATACTAAGTAGCACCAAGTGTCAGTATTCAGAGAGGTCTTAAGACAATCTCTCCAATCTCTCTCAATGAAAAAACTGCTTTTCCCATCTCCTCTTACGTTCTGTGTTATGTCACAAAGCTGTCATTAACTTGTATTCATGATGATTTTGCGTTCTTCTATTATTGTTTTTCTATTATTCAGGTTTCCCTGTCACTTAGTGGGTTTCCCAATCACTTAGCGGTGGATGTGGCTCAGTGCTAAAacagaaggttggtggttcgatccctggctcctccagtctgcatgttgaagtgtccttgggcaagatactgaagcctgtgccatcagtgtatgaatgaatgaTTAGTTCCTTTCTGGTGAGCAGCTGGCACTTTGCATGGCAGCTACTCCcatcagtgtatgtgtgtgaatgtgaaatgtaaaagcACCGAGTGGTCGGTtgagtacagtccatttaccattacTTTTCTACCTAATATAGCAACCAGCATAAACACTAGTAAATTTACTCTGTAGTAAGAAATAAACTGAGATTTTAGATAATTTTTTCATACAGTGCATAAATTTCACCCTCACAATTTGGGCTCTGACTTAACGGAATATGGCCATTAGGGAAACCACAAATATGGTCACAACAAATTACAAGCTTCACCAACTTCAGCATTTGTTACAAGGCTACTGTATCGCAacgtatttgtttttttgtccaccTCTGTACATTTAGTCCCAACACAATGCCGTTGGCACCCTACAGGTAGATTAACAGCAGAACACTCACTTGCTGGCTGCTCCATGTCCACCATCAGAGCCTGAAGGGCGTAAAGGGCCTGCAGCTCTTTCTGCTCATCACTCAGGTATCTCTGCAGCAGACTGGCCCTCAGGGTGATCTGCTGCGCATCCACCTTGTACGGGTTGTCACCTGAAATGAGGAGTGACAAACTCTTGTTCagacaaacaattaaaacatattGTGTGCCATTAAAAATGTTCCGTTTCTAGGGCTGCCAAACCATTTGCATTTCTACAATTAATTATACATTGTAGGAATATCAGCAATACTGAAACGTGTAAGTGGAGAACTGATGTCGCTGATATGTGATGAAAAGACTAACATACACAGATATAGGATGAGCCAAAAACAGATGGTCCTTACTTCTACATGCTGTATTAGTCATACTTACATATGATGGCAGACTGACACACTGAAGTCATCAAGGCTCGTACAAACTGGTTGGAAGCAGTTTGCTGCTCATCCAAGTTGGCCTGAACAAAGGAAGAaaacagttgaagactggaagcTATATCCAACTTTTCTTTACAccttttatattaaataaataaccatGCGTGGAATATTCAAGCTACATCGCTTGTACGGTCACACACCTCAACCCAGTCTCCGACACGCTGGTTGTCGGCTTTGTCCTGGAGGAGTCTGTCCAGCTGGTTGCTGAGCTCCTCTCCAGTGAGGGCCTTCTTCTTATCGACTTCCTTTGACTCCATCTGCCCGCCTGTGGTGAACTCCACTTTCTAAATTTCCATAAGAAAGAAAATTCAACTTGTAAGTTGTTTGCTTTTAACAGAAGAAAAGCACCAAAACAGAGTAACAAAGTGTCTCACTGTCactctatttttatttgtttaaggTTTCTTTTCTGCAGCCATGTGGTTACAGGTGTAGGGCATAAATGTAAGTGGATATAGGCATTTGTGTTGACAATCTGCTTTCTCCATATGAGTGCTTACAATCTCGCTTTATGTCACCTCCCTATTTGACCCTCACATCTCCCAACACAGCCCGAGTGGCTGTTAGCAGTTGTTTTACTGTCTAGTCCTACTGCAGCACACAGACCTGATCAGTGACAAACTTGTTGACGTCTTCATCCTCTGGCAAGAATTCACTCCAATTCAGGCCAGCCTCCGTCCACATGGCCCCGACCTTCTTGGGTGTCTGACgaacaaaaagaaacagtgaGTCTAAAATGTCAACCTGGACAACGTGTTAGGAATTTGTACATCAGGAAGTAATGAAAAGAGCTGTGTCGGTTCAAACTCAATATGGACATCCAGCCTCATCTAGGGATTTATGTAGCACGTACCATTCCTTTGCAGAGTAAATGGAGGATCTGTACCAGCAGCACACCAGCTTGCCCCAGAGGCACAAGAGGCTTCGAGATCTCCCTGAAGACACAATTACACTGAATTAGGCTTTCCACTTTCTTTGAACTATATTATTCAGGTGCTTTATTTATTACCATTGTTAATACAACCAGTTATACTCGAGGCAAAAAAGTCAGCTGATTGTTGGTAGCATAAAAGCATCTTTCAGTTCCTGCGGTGAGTGCAGTAGATTGTGACTCTTGGCCTTAATGTATTAGATATATTCATAAACCCTACTGAGGCAGAATGTGACAGGCAAAAAGAAGAAAGGGGAATGACAGACAATAGAGTAAATAGACCACTCCAATGTTTGAGAAGCAGACTAAGGCATCCCAGCATCCCACAATCCTACTGATGGTAAATTCTGTCTTCCTCCATCATGTGTTTAGCACCAAAGCACTGCTAAACACCCTTACAACTGTGCTTTATTTAGGTCTCACTgacttaaaaaaatacaaacaaatttgaAATTAAATCAAGGCAAAAAGAGGATCCACTGCTACATATGGACAGAGAGCTATGGGTCGAAGGTATCAGTTCCTAAATCATTTTTGCAGATTCCAAGCATGTAGCTCACCTGAAGAGCTGTCCCATAGGGATACCTCCCTCGTGGAGCATGGGAGTAATGAATTCAGCCAGGTAGAGCCAGATGTGAGGTATATCTATGGCCGTGTCTTCTGCAGCCTCCAGGGTCTCTTCCAGCCTACGGTCccaaaaaacacagcactcaATCTCACTtgaaacacacactttcattgGTTTAATTTTCTCAAATCAGTCTGTCAGGGATGAATAAGTAAGCACAAGATGTGAAAAACGCTTTAGACATTGCACAGTGTGATAACGCTCACCCTTTGTAGTACTGCTGCGTGGACAATGTCCCTGCCTTTACAAGTTGATGCAGCAACAAGCCCAAGTGTTCCCTAGCGATGGTGCTGCGCTCAAGCGTCGACTCCACGGCGTTCCGCACAAACACGTAGAGCAGAGAGGCACTGTTGAGTTCTGCAACACACTGCAGCGCCTCCTACAGGACCACAGGAAGAAGAAATCGTCTGAGCGGTTTTGTATTCAAAGCATTTGCTGGTCACCTGATCATATGCACGATATCATGTTTGTACCTTCAAGTCATTGATGTGGAGGTATTCTTCAATGATGGCATTCGACTTCTTCTCCAACTCCTCTTCAGTCAATGCAGGCTTTgcaagagaaggaggaggagttggGGCGCTCTCACGCTtaactgcagagaaaaaaaaaaaaaaagtcagtacAAGTTAAACATCATTCCACTTACATCTGGCTTCATAATCTCTCTGTACAACTCACACAATCAGCCTATCATCCTGGACATGTTTCTACCATCATatccatttaaaatgttcacttCCACAAGTTTTTCACCTGCGAGATCTTTGCTTGGAGCCCTGTCCCggcttcctctgtctctgcttcCCCTGTCCCggcttcctctgtctctgcttcCCCTGTCCCggcttcctctgtctctgcttcCCCTGTCCCTATCGTCGGTCATGCTGGCAACGCGACGCACAGGATCAGTCGAGGCCCGGCTGTCTCCACCCCTCCCGCCGCGCTCCTGCGACTCTCTGCTGAAGCTTCTCTTGGTGATTTGGTTCTGACTACTCCTGTCATCACGACCTTCCCGTCCCTCACTGCGATCAAACCGGTCAAACCGTTCCCTGTCGCGGTCaatcctgtctctgtctccaccacGCTCACGGCTGGAGCTTGACCTAAAGATTGGAAAGAGAGACAAGAAGGTCCACACATTTATCAAAATGTCATCAAAGGGGATCTCAAACAGGTCACGTGCAAACACGTATATATGATGGATAAAGGAAAGTCTACTAAAGTTCTGTTgaatttggttttaaaacgcTAACTGTCAGTATGGAAATAGTCTTCAATGTTACTTCTGAACACCTCCAATGTAGATGTTATTAGTTAGTAATCATATGTTTGTGCAGTAAGAAGGAGCGTTAGATTCTGTGGCGTCTCTAAAGGGTTTCATgaataacaaacaaatgaaagtgGAGGATTTGAGCAGCTAGAAAGTGGCTGAGAGGGCAAAAGAtaactaattattttcaaaCTTAAATGTACATGTTAGAAAATGTACTGCCATTATCTGTTTGGGTGGGCTTACTAATGAGTGCATAGATCTCTGTAGTGCCTAAAACAACTGTTAAAAATATCCAAGTATCAGGTATTGATGGCTTATATAATCACATTTACAATGGATGCACACATAAAAGACAATCCAGAGTTTAAACATGGAAATGCTTGTACAAGCCATTAAGGAGGTAAAGCAGAAAATGGAAGCAAAGCTCGAGAAAGTATCTGCAGCTGCTTAATACCTCTGAGGAACTCTCCGATCAGAATCTGCTGAAGACAATGCCGAACCAGACTGTTGCAGGGCTGAAAAGCGGTTGAGGGTAGTTGGACGACCAGAATCTAGAAGAGGAAAAGGATAGATCAACATTCCAACCAttgaaaaacaacttaaaaccACTCTGTCCTTTTGAATAAGGTGTTTTACCCTGCTCTCCACTTGCTGGTTTAGCTCCAGTTCCTCCACTGCTGCCTTTGCCCCAGCTACCCCACATGCCTTTTCCCCCTGGAGCCAACAATTGATTGTTGAAGTCCAGAGCACCAGGCTACAATGGAAAcacaaaagtttattttatttatttatttatttatttatttattatgtacaCATTTACCCGACTACCAGATCAGGTTAAACTTTAGACAGTTTCATTCAGCAGATTCTTGACTGCAGCAATTTCTTACTGTGcacccaaaaaataaaaaccaaatgtTCGATTGTAGCTCCTCAAGGTGAAGctagttttaaactattctaAATACAGTATTCAGATATATACATTTCAGAATCTTAATTCCAGGGTTTCTCAACCTAGAAGTTGGTCTCTTTCCAAAGAGGGGTATAAGAGACCAAGGTTTTAAACATGAAATTTAGCGAAAATGTCTGTGTTACAGTCAGAATGTTACCTTTGTGATCTTGCTAAGGCGGGTGGTGTCGATGGGTCTATTCTTGGAGATGGGCACTGTGTTCCATCCCTCATCCTGAGGCTGGCTATTGCGGCCACCTCCTGATGTGTGAGGACCTCGGCCCCCCATGTTCCCTCCCATCCTGCCGCCTCCTCCTCCGTCTTTCTTGGAAAGGAGCTGTTGCTGAACTTTGATCTGTTCTCTGTGCTCCTCCATCTCTGCCTCCTTGTGGATCTGGTCAATAGTTTTAGGACCCTGGTCTCCTCTGCGAGGCACCCAGTTATTCTGTAGATCAGAGATGGATGATGATTAACAACCTTAAACTGTTCCAACACCTGTTGTTTAATATCTACATTCATGATTCCCATGTGACTCATAATCCCCGTGGATTACttcacacacagataaaacaatTCTGCTCATCCAGTAATACATCTTAGCATTAGTCACCACAATGAATGCTTGTTAGCAGCTCTTCATCGCATTATCTTGTTCTGGTTTAATCAAAATTTACCTTTCTGAGGTCCAAGACGTCTTGCAGCATGAAGCGGATTCTGGATGAagtctttctctctttaatGATCTTGTCCATCTGGTTGAAATACTGGTCCATACGAGGCTAACAGCAACACAGGAAAAGCATCTTTTAAGAGTCATGCCTACGAAATGTCCATCTCCAAGTAAATTTATAACAGACTGATTTATGTGTAGAGAACAGTCTCCAAAGCTCCTCAATCCAACCATTAATAATCAGTGGCCCAGAAACGTGGCATAAAAACAAAGGTCAGTCGAGGAGATGGCTGAATGTGTTCTATACTGActtccatctgtgtgtgttaatgctTTACTTACCTTGGCCTTCTCAAAGTCAAGGTCTTTGCCAATTGTGGACAGCAGCCTGCAGAGACACTCCAGAGACTCTTCATCATGATTCTTCAGTAGTTTCACTACGCAGTCGTGCATGATGGCCTCTGTCAGCATCTTCAGCTTGAAGAGCTCTCCTATGAACTTTATGTTACCGAGTGAACGACGGCGAGCCTGGTCTCTGGACTCCTCCAGCTCTACCCTCAAGCGGTCACGCTCCTCTCCCTGAGGGCAGATACAAGTGGGTGTTTGTGCTTAGTGGTGGGGTAAAATGATCCGTTTAGTctgaataaacaacaaaaagtaaaaggacAGTCACAGTAAAAGATCATGTTTCTTACAGCTTTGGCAGCATCCAActctttttgctttttctcAAAGATTTCATCATCATCCTGGTCCTTCTCAAACTCTTTCTGGCAGCGGTTGAGCAGCAGTTTGCGGAAGTTTACAAAAACTCCTGGTTTGTCTGAGGTGGGGACTTTCAACTGAACGAGGAAAACAATGAGTATGATCACAATTTGTTATcccatatacatttttaatctcaccaataataataataataataataaggcataaaaatgtgattataaaaatgttaacaataaaatgaaaataaacccTGAATAAAGAGTGCTCCGTCAGTTCCTCAACACCATCATGAACATTCAGTGGCCCAGACACGAGGCACAAAAACGAAGTCATCATTGGAGCAAATGATGAAAGCACACAATCAGGACACAATCACACTTACTCCCATAAGGCAGCGGCACATGTTGGCGTAGGCCACAGAGAAGTTGGGCTCTGAGATGGCCTTCTCAAAGATGAGGTCAATGGCTCCCTTCAGCCTCTCCTCTGTGTCTATCGTCAGGTCCGACACCTGTTTCATCAGATCCTGAAACTTCTGAGGGGTCAGCTTGTTGAGGATACTGCGCAGACGCTTGAACAGCTCTTTTGTCTTTGCCTGTTCAGGATCTTCTCCTTCTTCGACTTCCTCCCCGACGCGGGTGCGAGTGGACTTCTTTGTCGAGGGCTTCCAGGCCTTCTCAGCCTTGTTGAGCTGCACGTCATCGCTGAGTGACATGCTGCTGATGATTTTCCTGGGCTCTTTCCTCTGACCCTGCTGGGAGCGACGTGGCCCAGGTGGCTAAAGGGAGGGGATTCACATTTAGAAAGAAAACATtattcaacaaaacaaatacactgAATTATGGTTATTGCCATATTCACAATTATAAAAAAAGGTTTACTCACCGGGCCTCTTGGTCCTCCCACTGATCTGCTACCAAGGTTCCCCAAATATGAGGGAGTAAAATCAGGACCGACATTCATCAGTCGAGTTGGGTCAGCAGGCCGCAGTGGAGTTTTGTTCGCCTTGAGTTAAAGTAAGAGACAAAATGACCTCTGTGcccatacaaacacaaaaaactgaAGAGGTACGTCAGGTTACCAGGTACCAGGATATATTCAAAAACTAGTTATGATGTCTTATTGTCATGCTTGAATGACATCATCACCATTGCACACTACaaagtagggctgaacaattaatcgttttcaaatcgaaattgcgatttgaaagaacgcgattagctaacCGTGAAGatggcgattaaaatgtaggttaattatacagtgc
This genomic window contains:
- the eif4g1a gene encoding eukaryotic translation initiation factor 4 gamma 1a — encoded protein: MNKPPQPITGPTSVPNPAPSPGLTQAAYGPGQPSLVFATPPPPQMNSAPQPRPSYYQNRPAMTTSAPRVQTSSGPRPVGPTHVYPPSSQMMMISQQQLSFAGSPQGYFIPPGQYRAPYMPPTQQYPVTSGTPGFYPGTSPAEYPTYAGAYYPAQPQYPPSVQPAPVMQQPQAPPPQQPPAQSQGPPKRERKPIRIRDPNQGGRDITEEIMSGGRSTTTPTPPQAFIADASPAQTNGEVIQSVTTVTRRDENMEPPASAETPPPPATAITEPVVEAKQETDDQITPPAELATQSVTPTAAAEVSAPLIKDQQSSSPPPPAAAASTTSTPAEAENKVDTKVSDTVDAPVGPSASLAAQEAPVKMEEPRVAPAETAPEKEEKKTEEVKELEKEEQMDSAKLEPTIEVVATVTPVYEAKEETTTKMETEVSQPPPPAQEPAAPQTQSAAPEPEPEPEPEPEPTPSETAEPLLSNGLPQDIEDLSDTTPLDKPDASQSQESTPVVKTAMPAQEEEEEEEQHEEKQKQEEDGKEKSMDDPPTSVSCPTEESTTMQAAMSVPKKRKNMKEFNKKEAIGDLLDAFTEEQDAKPAPEPSSTQADPVPVAPAEPPAEVVDETWEEKEDKQNAEPDGPKASSEPTGQKYQYKEEQWKPIDPEEKKRYDREFLLGFQFIGASMHKPEGLPIISDVVLDKANKTPLRPADPTRLMNVGPDFTPSYLGNLGSRSVGGPRGPPPGPRRSQQGQRKEPRKIISSMSLSDDVQLNKAEKAWKPSTKKSTRTRVGEEVEEGEDPEQAKTKELFKRLRSILNKLTPQKFQDLMKQVSDLTIDTEERLKGAIDLIFEKAISEPNFSVAYANMCRCLMGLKVPTSDKPGVFVNFRKLLLNRCQKEFEKDQDDDEIFEKKQKELDAAKAGEERDRLRVELEESRDQARRRSLGNIKFIGELFKLKMLTEAIMHDCVVKLLKNHDEESLECLCRLLSTIGKDLDFEKAKPRMDQYFNQMDKIIKERKTSSRIRFMLQDVLDLRKNNWVPRRGDQGPKTIDQIHKEAEMEEHREQIKVQQQLLSKKDGGGGGRMGGNMGGRGPHTSGGGRNSQPQDEGWNTVPISKNRPIDTTRLSKITKPGALDFNNQLLAPGGKGMWGSWGKGSSGGTGAKPASGEQDSGRPTTLNRFSALQQSGSALSSADSDRRVPQRSSSSRERGGDRDRIDRDRERFDRFDRSEGREGRDDRSSQNQITKRSFSRESQERGGRGGDSRASTDPVRRVASMTDDRDRGSRDRGSRDRGSRDRGSRDRGSRDRGSRDRAPSKDLAVKRESAPTPPPSLAKPALTEEELEKKSNAIIEEYLHINDLKEALQCVAELNSASLLYVFVRNAVESTLERSTIAREHLGLLLHQLVKAGTLSTQQYYKGLEETLEAAEDTAIDIPHIWLYLAEFITPMLHEGGIPMGQLFREISKPLVPLGQAGVLLVQILHLLCKGMTPKKVGAMWTEAGLNWSEFLPEDEDVNKFVTDQKVEFTTGGQMESKEVDKKKALTGEELSNQLDRLLQDKADNQRVGDWVEANLDEQQTASNQFVRALMTSVCQSAIICDNPYKVDAQQITLRASLLQRYLSDEQKELQALYALQALMVDMEQPANLLRMFFDALYDEDVIKEEAFYKWESSKDPAEQTGKGVALKSVTAFFTWLREAEEESDKE